The DNA region AAGTGGATGCTCTTAGCTTTATTGTTCATAAAGATTTTGCTTACGAACGAGGGAAAATCATTGTAGAGAAATTAAAAGAATTAATTCCGCGCCAGCAATTTGAAGTGCCTGTCCAAGCGGCTGTCGGACAAAAAATTGTTGCTCGTTCGACCATCAAGGCGATGCGCAAAAATGTTCTGGCTAAATGCTATGGGGGAGATATATCCCGTAAACGCAAACTCTTGGAGAAGCAAAAAGAGGGTAAAAAGCGGATGAAGCAAGTCGGTTCTGTCGAAGTTCCGCAGGAAGCATTTATGGCTGTGTTGAAAATGGACGATCAAAACAACTCAAAATAATACCGGCGATAAGGGGGAGTAGCTTGGTGAAACCAAGAGAAGCTGCTCCTTTTTATTATGAAGCTGCATGTAAGGTGGAAAATCAAGATGATTAACTCTGCATATATTCACATCCCTTTCTGTCACCACATCTGTCATTATTGCGATTTCAATAAATTCTTCTTTCAAGGGCAGCCGGTGGATGAGTATTTGGATGCACTAAAAAAAGAAATGGAATTGAGCTTGGAAGCCGATCCAACACAACGCCTTCAAACTGTCTTTGTAGGAGGAGGTACTCCAACGGCTCTAAATGAAAAACAATTGGGCCAGTTGTGCTTAAATATTGAGGAGACGCTGCCATTCAGTGAAGGCGAATATACTTTTGAAGCCAATCCTGGTGATTTAACGTTGGAAAAGTTGAAGCTGTTGAAATCATTTGGAGTCAATCGATTAAGTTACGGCGTCCAGTCCTTCAATGATGAACTTCTCAAAAAAATCGGGAGGTCCCACCAGGCTAAGGACGTGTATCATTCCATCGATAACGCACAGAAAGCAGGCTTTGAAAACATCAGCATCGATTTGATCTACAGTCTGCCCGGGCAAACAATGGGGGATTTTGAAGCGACCATAGATGAAGCCCTTCAGTTTCAGCTTCCTCATTACTCGGGATACTCGTTGATTGTAGAACCCAAAACCGTCTTCTACAACTTGATGCAAAAAGGAAAGCTGAATCTGCCGACGGAAGATGCTGAGGCGGGCATGTACGAGCTTCTGATGGAAAAAATGGATCAACATGGATTGAAGCAATATGAAATCAGCAATTTTTCTAAATCCGGCTATGAAAGCAGACATAATCTCGTGTACTGGAATAATGAAGAATACTATGGATTTGGTGCCGGCGCGCACAGCTATGTCAATGGGTGGAGGAAAGCTAACTTTGGACCTCTAAAAAAATATATGGGGCCGATCCTTGAGGGGAATCTTCCATTTATCGAAGAACATTTAGTCTCTGATGCTGAAAGAATGGAAGAAGAGATCTTTCTAGGTCTTAGAAAAGTGGAAGGTGTATCTTTAAGCAAATTTGAACAAAAATATGGACAAAAGCTTTTAGACGTATTTAAGACCCCGATAGAGGAAATGCTGGAGAAACAAATGTTGGAAGTGAACGCGAGCCACCTTCGCCTGACAAAAAAAGGCCGTTTTCTAGGCAATGAAGTTTTCCAGGCATTTTTGGGGGTAATCTAAATCATTGACATCATTTTCGCATTTTGATAATTTATTATTAGAATTAGCACTCGACATTTCAGAGTGCTAACAGAGGTGATGTTTGTTGCTTACGGATCGACAATTATTCATATTGCAAGTAATCGTAGATGATTTTATTCGATCAGCACAACCTGTCGGCTCTCGTTCCCTTTCCAAGAAAGAGGAAATAACATTCAGTTCTGCAACGATTCGAAATGAAATGGCGGACTTGGAGGACCTGGGTTTTATTGAGAAGACCCATACCTCATCAGGAAGGGTGCCGTCAGAGAAAGGCTACAGGTTTTATGTGGATCATCTTTTATCGCCGCAAAAACTTAATTCAAAGGATATTGGGATCATCCGTTCAATTTTTGCAGAAAAAATATACGAGATGGAAAAAATCGTTCAAAATTCCGCAAAGATATTATCGGAACTAACCAATTATACTTCCATTGTATTGGGGCCGGAATTAAAAGAGAATCGTTTAAAGAAGCTGCAAATTGTCCCTTTGAATTCTGAAACTGCAATCGCGATCATCGTTACCGATACTGGCCATGTGGAAAATAGGATGTTCAACATCCCAACGGGCTTGGACTCTGGTGGTATAGAAAAAATGGTCAATATTTTGAATGACAGACTGATGGGAATCCCTTTAGTCGATTTGAAAGATAAGATTTATAAGGAAGTTGCCCATATTTTAAAGCAGCACATTCAAAACTATGATTCCATTTTGGAAACAATCGGTGATACTTTGAGCGTTCAAAAGCATGAAAAAATCTTTTTCGGCGGCAAAACGAATATGCTCAATCAGCCGGAATTCAATGATGTTCAAAAGGTGCGCTCCATCTTAAACATGATTGAACAGGAACAAGGGCTTTATGAGTTGTTCAAAAAGACTCCTAAAGGGATCCATGTAAAAATCGGAAAAGAAAATCAAAATATAACAACTGAAAATGTAAGCATAATAACGGCTACTTATTCCATGGGGGATGAGCAGCTTGGAAAAATCGCTATCCTTGGTCCGACAAGAATGGAATATTCACGGGTTATCAGCCTACTGGATTTCTTGACGCATGATATGTCCCAGGCACTCACAAAGCTGTATCAAAGCGAATGATTGTGGACATATTGATAGAGATAATTACAGGCTGATTTCAGTGGTTGAAACAAAAGCTCTCTTAAGAAAAAGGTGCCTTGTTAGCTCTGGTTAACAGCACCAATGGAGCGAATTTCCGCAGAAATCAGCTATGTTTTTGTATCCCCTTCATTGTGGGCTTGGACAGTTTTAAAGTATTTTAAGGAGGTGAAGACAATGGCAGAAAACAACAAACATACAGAAGAGATGAATGAAAACGCAGAGGCGGTTGAAGAGATCTTTGATGAAACCGGAGCAGTTGAATCAACTGAGGAAACCATTTCTGAAGATGTTTCCGTAGAAGGTGCTTCAGAACTCGAGGAACTTCAACAAAAGCTTGAAGAATCCGAAAATCGTTATGTAAGACTGCGTGCAGATTTTGAAAACTTCCGTCGCCGAGTGAATTTGGATAAAGAGGCGAGTGAAAAATATAGAGCGCAAAGCTTGGTCTCGGACCTGCTTCCAGCCATTGACAACTTTGAACGCGCGCTGCAAATGGCGCCAGAGGATGAGAAGTCTAAATCTTTATTGCAAGGAATGGAAATGGTTTACAGAAGCTTGTTGGATGCTTTGAAAAAAGAAGGGGTGGAAGTAATCGAATCAGTGGGCAACGAATTTGATCCCCATCTACACCAAGCTGTTATGCAAGTCGAGGATTCAGAAGCCGGCTCAAACGTGGTGGTTGAAGAATTCCAAAAAGGGTATAAATTGAAAGATCGTGTAATCCGGCCGTCAATGGTCAAGGTCAGTCAATAAATACAATACATATTGAAACAAGGAGGAAAACAGCAATGAGCAAAATTATCGGTATTGACTTAGGTACAACAAACTCATGCGTAGCCGTTCTTGAGGGCGGGGAAGCAAAAGTAATTCCCAATCCGGAAGGAAATCGTACGACACCTTCCGTTGTTTCATTCAAAAATGGCGAGCGCCAAGTAGGTGAAGTGGCAAAGCGTCAAGCAATTACAAATCCTAACACAATCATTTCCGTCAAAAGACATATGGGTACAGACCATAAAATCGAAGCGGAAGGAAAAGACTACACTCCACAAGAAATTTCTGCGATGATCCTTCAATATTTGAAGTCATATGCTGAAGATTATTTAGGAGAAAAAGTAGAAAAAGCAGTCATTACAGTACCAGCGTATTTCAATGATGCTGAGCGCCAGGCTACAAAAGATGCGGGTAAAATTGCAGGATTGGAAGTTGAACGGATCATCAACGAACCAACTGCTGCGGCATTGGCATATGGTATGGATAAAACAGATGAAGATCAAACAATTTTAGTTTATGACCTAGGCGGAGGTACATTTGACGTATCCATCCTGGAGCTTGGCGATGGAGTATTCGAAGTACGCTCAACTGCTGGGGATAATCGTCTTGGCGGAGATGACTTCGACCAAGTCATCATCGACTATTTGGTTCAAGAATTCAAAAAGGAAAATGGCATTGATCTTTCCAAAGATAAAATGGCGCTTCAACGCTTGAAGGATGCAGCAGAAAAAGCAAAAAAAGATCTTTCTGGTGTAACATCCACTCAAATTTCCCTGCCATTCATCACTGCAGGTGAAGCAGGTCCATTGCATTTGGAAATCAATTTGACTCGCGCTAAGTTTGACGAGATTTCTGCAAGCTTGGTCGAGAGAACAATGGGGCCAACTCGCCAAGCCCTCAAGGATGCAGGCATGTCTCCATCTGATATTGATAAAGTAATCCTTGTCGGCGGATCTACCCGTATCCCGGCAGTACAAGATGCCATCAAGAAAGAAGTAGGAAAAGATCCCCATAAAGGCGTCAACCCTGATGAAGTAGTTGCGATGGGTGCAGCGATCCAAGGTGGAGTCCTCACCGGAGATGTAAAAGATGTAGTCTTACTGGACGTAACTCCGTTATCATTGGGAATCGAAACGATGGGTGCCGTATTCACAAAACTGATCGAACGCAATACGACGATCCCGACTTCAAAATCACAAGTATTCTCGACTGCTGCAGACAATCAAACAGCTGTAGACATTCACGTACTTCAAGGTGAGCGTCCGATGGCATCCGACAATAAAACGCTTGGCCGTTTCCAATTGTCTGATATTCCTCCAGCTCCTCGTGGAGTGCCGCAAATCGAAGTCAAATTTGATATCGACAAAAACGGTATCGTGAATGTCAGCGCCAAAGATCTTGGCACAGGCAAAGAACAAAACATCACCATCAAATCTTCTTCCGGACTTTCCGAGGATGAAGTAGAACGCATGGTTAAAGAAGCTGAAGAAAATGCTGACGCAGATAAAAAACGCAAAGAAGAAGTAGAACTAAAAAATGAAGCGGATCAATTAGTTTTCCAAACTGAAAAAACGTTGAAAGACCTTGAAGGCAAGGTGGAAGAAGAAGAAGTCAAAAAAGCAGAAGCTGCCAAGGAAGAATTGAAAGCAGCAATCGAAAAGAATGATTTAGAAGAAATCCGCCAAAAGAAAGATGCACTACAAGAAATTGTTCAAAATCTTTCCATGAAGCTTTACGAAGAAGCCCAAAAACAGGCTGAAGCACAGCAAGGTGCAAACGGAGGCCAAGAAGGCGGAAAAGATGATGTCGTGGACGCTGAATATGAAGAAGTAAATGACGACAAATAATCATTATTAAACAAAATCGTTGAACGATAAAGTCAAAGTCAGGTCATTCTTGGCTTTGGCTTTTTCTTTGAGAGATTTTTGCAGGGGGAATCCCTTTTATTCTTGCAAGACATTTTACCACAATGTTAAAATAATCTTTATGTGAATCGAGTCGGGAGTGTGTTTTATGAGTAAACGGGACTTTTATGATGTATTGGGGCTCTCAAAGGGAGCCAGTAAAGATGAAATAAAAAAAGCATATAGAAAGCTTTCAAAAAAATACCATCCGGATATCAACCAGGAAGCTGATGCAGCTGAAAAATTTAAAGAAATCAAAGAAGCCTATGAGGTATTGTCAGACGATCAAAAACGTGCGCATTATGATCAGTTTGGACATACTGATCCAAATCAAGGCTTCGGTGGTTTCGGTGGATCGGACTTTGGCGGCGGCGGGTTCGGCGGCTTTGAAGATATTTTCAATACATTCTTTGGCGGCGGCGGTTCCAGAAGGCGTGATCCAAATGCACCTAGACAAGGAGCCGATCTCCAATATACGATGACACTATCTTTCGAAGATGCGGTATTCGGCAAGGAAACCGACATTGAAATTCCTAGGGAAGAAACTTGCGAAACGTGTCATGGGTCTGGTGCCAAGCCTGGAACTAAGCCTGAAACATGTTCACACTGCCAAGGAACAGGGCAGCTGAATGAGGAGCAGAATACACCATTTGGACGAATCGTCAATCGCAGGGTCTGCCATTACTGCCAGGGAACAGGGAAACAGATTAAAGATAAATGTTCGACATGCGGTGGAGCCGGAAAAGTGAAAAAACGCAGAAAAATCAATGTGAAGATCCCGGCTGGCATCGATGATGGTCAACAGCTGCGTGTCACTGGCCAAGGAGAACCAGGAGTAAATGGAGGTCCTTCAGGAGATCTTTATGTAGTCTTCCATGTTCGTTCCCATGAATTCTTTGAACGCGATGGTGATGACATTTATTGCGAAATGCCAATTACCTTCGTTCAATCCGCATTGGGAGATGAAATTGAAGTACCTACGCTGCATGGCAAAGTGAAGTTGAAGGTTCCTGCAGGGACACAGACAGGCACGCGTTTCAGATTGAAAGGCAAAGGAGTGCCGAATGTACGAGGCTATGGCGTTGGAGATCAGCATATCAAGGTCAAAGTAGTGACACCGACGAAAATGAACGAAAAACAGAAACAGCTTTTGAGAGAATTTGCTGACCTCAGTGGTCAAGTTTTGGATGAACATCAGGAGAGTTTCTTTGACAAAGTAAAACGAGCTTTTAAAGGTGAATAAATAACGGGAACGGAGTTGGTAGATGCATGAAATGGTCAGAAATCAGCATACACACTACGAATGAGGCCATTGAACCTATTTCAAATATTCTTCACGAGGCAGGCGCGAGCGGTGTAGTCATAGAGGATCCTTTCGAATTGGAGAAAGAAAGGGAAGATCAATTCGGTGAAATCTATCAACTCAATCCTGGAGATTACCCTGAAGAAGGGGTCATTGTAAAAGCTTATTTGCCAGTCAACAGCTTTCTTGGCGAGACGGTGGAAGAAATAAAACAAGCGATTACGAATTTGGTGAAATTCAATATCGATATCGGTTTGAATCAGGTTACAATCAGCGAGGTCAATGAAGAGGAATGGGCCACTGCTTGGAAAAAGTACTATAATCCTGTGAAGATTTCAAAAAAATTCACAATCGTCCCTACTTGGGAAGACTATCAGCCAGTCAACAGTGACGAGCTCATAATCGAACTTGACCCTGGGATGGCTTTTGGGACGGGAACCCATCCAACAACGGTTATGTGCATTCAAGCGTTGGAAAGGACTGTGAAAAAAGGAGATTTCGTCATTGATGTCGGAACGGGCTCCGGCGTCTTGAGCATTGCTGCGGCAATGCTGGGGGCATCCGAAGTGAAAGCGTTGGATTTAGACGAAGTTGCGGTAAATGCAGCAAGATTGAATACGAAATTGAACAAGGTGCATGATGTCGTTTCTGTAACACAAAATAACCTGCTCAATGAAATGGAATTACAAGCAGATGTTGTCGTGGCAAATATTCTCGCTGAAGTTATTCTGCTCTTCACAAACGATGCAGCAAAGAATTTGAAAAAAGGCGGATATTTTATTGCTTCAGGCATCATCCAGCAAAAAAAACAACAAGTAAAAGATGCTATCATCGAAGCTGGGTTATCGATCGAGGAAACGATGCTTATGGAAGATTGGGTAGCGATCATTGCTAAAAAGAATTAAGTTAAATATTTTCAGGGGTGACTTTGATGCAGCGGTATTTTCTCGATGAACCATATAGAGGTGAAGGGCCGATCACTTTGGAAGGTGAGCATTTTCACCATATTTCCAGGGTGATGAGAATGAAAGAGGGAGATGCATTTTATACTGTGTTTCCCAATCGTGATGCTGCAAAGGCAGTGATTGAAAATATTACAAATGACCAGGTCATTGCATCCATTGTAGAATGGGAGAAAGGGACCAATGAGCTCCCCGTCGATGTGACAATAGCGAGCGGATTGCCAAAAGGGGATAAATTAGAGCTTATCATTCAAAAAGGGACCGAACTCGGTGCAGCGGAATTTGTCCCTTTTATGGCAGATCGCTCCATTGTGAAATTGGACGAAAAAAAAGCCGGGAAAAAGACGGAGAGATGGAACAAGATAGCGTTGGAAGCTGCAGAGCAATCACATCGTCATTCAGTTCCTCTCGTCCATTCCCCTGTCTCGTTCAAGCTGCTTCTTGATATGAGCAAGAAATTTGACTATAAGGTCGTAGCTTACGAAGAAGAAGGAAAAAAAGGCGAGAAATCGAACTTTGCCAAGTTTCTTACTGAAATGGACCAGGGCAAAAATGTCATGATCGTCTTTGGGCCGGAAGGTGGCCTGAGCGACAAAGAGATAACAGTATTTGAATCCAATGGATTTACCGTATGTGGTTTGGGACCAAGGATATTAAGAACGGAAACGGCGCCTTTATATGCATTATCAGCCATTTCTTATCAATTTGAGTTATTGAGGTGAAAAAAATGCCATCAGTTGCATTCCATACACTTGGATGTAAAGTGAATCATTATGAAACTGAAGCTATTTGGCAGTTGTTTAAATCTAGAGGGTACGAGCGTGTTGAATTTGAATCAACATCCGATGTTTATGTCATCAATACTTGTACCGTTACAAATACCGGCGATAAAAAAAGTCGTCAGGTCATTCGAAGGGCTATCCGTAAAAATCCTGATGCAGTCATTTGCGTTACTGGATGCTATGCACAGACTTCCCCTGCAGAAATCATGGCCATTCCCGGGGTTGATGTAGTGGTCGGGACTCAAGACCGGGTGAAAATGCTTGACTATATCGAGCAATATAAAGAAGAACGTCAGCCCATCAATGGTGTCGGCAATATCATGAAAAACCGTGTTTATGAAGAGTTGGATGTCCCTGCTTTCACAGACCGAACAAGAGCATCCTTGAAAATTCAGGAAGGCTGCAACAATTTCTGTACTTTCTGCATCATTCCATGGGCTCGCGGGCTGATGAGATCTCGTGATCCCAAGGAAGTAGTTCGCCAAGCTCAACAGCTGGTTGATGCAGGCTATAAAGAGATCGTCTTGACCGGCATCCATACTGGCGGATATGGGGAAGATATGAAGGATTATAATCTTGCCCAGCTTTTAAGGGATATCGAGAAAAATGTAAAAGGCGTCAAACGCCTGCGCATTTCATCGATCGAAGCAAGCCAATTGTCGGATGAAGTAATCGAGGTCATCGATCAATCGAATATTGTGGTACGGCACTTGCACGTCCCCCTTCAATCAGGCTCCAATACAGTTTTAAAACGGATGCGGAGAAAATATACGATGGAGTTCTTTGGTGAGAGGTTAAATATGCTCAAAAAGGCACTCCCTGGCCTTGCAGTTACATCCGATGTGATTGTAGGATTCCCAGGTGAAACAGAAGAAGAGTTCATGGAAACCTATAATTTCATCAAGGAACATAAATTTTCTGAGCTGCATGTATTCCCTTATTCCAAAAGAACGGGAACCCCAGCAGCAAGAATGGATGATCAAGTCGATGAAGAAATCAAAAACGAACGCGTTCATCGTCTGATTAACTTGTCAGATCAGCTCGCAAAGGAATATGCTTCACAATTTGAAGATGAAGTTCTTGAGGTCATACCTGAAGAGCCATTTAAAGAAGATGGAAGCGAAGATTTATACGTCGGCTACACAGATAATTATTTGAAGGTCGTATTCCCTGCTTCCGAAGATATGATCGGCAAGCTTGTAAAGGTGAAAATCACGAAGGCAGGATATCCTTATAACGAGGGACAATTCGTGAGAGTGATGGAAGACCATCATATTGAAGACGAAGAAAGTCATGCTGTTTAGTCATATATTAAAGAGGCTGGGACAAAAATGTTTTAGTCGAAGAAAACCCGAACTATAATCCGAAATCTTTCCATGAAATTCGGATTCGTTCGGGTTTTTCATATTAAAACGTGTTTGTTGTCATCAGCATAATCTAGGTGTTGATTGGAGCGGAAGGTGCGAGATTCCGTAGGGATTAGCGGGCAGGGTGAGACCACGCAGCGCAAATAAACATTGTACCGACTTTGATGAATAGCAACAAAACTTGCGAGAAGAGCCTTCAAAAAAACCTTTCAAACTAAATCCTTCATAAAAAATCTTCAATGGATAAAAATAATATCGAATTTCTTCGAGAAGAATGATATATTAAAGAGGTACGTACAACCGAAAGGAGATTTTTATAATGACTCAAAATATTGCAGGAATGATTGATCATACACATTTAAAGCCAGAGGCAACAAAAGACCAGATTGAAAAGCTGTGCCTTGAAGCAAAAGAATACAAATTCGCATCTGTATGTGTAAATCCTACATGGGTAAGCACAGCATATGAAATTTTAAAAGATACAGATGTAAAGGTTTGCACTGTTATCGGTTTCCCTCTTGGTGCGAATACACCTGAAACGAAAGCATTCGAAACAAAGGATGCAATTGCGAACGGTGCTACTGAAGTGGATATGGTCATTAATATCGGAGCATTAAAAGATGGAAATGACGAATTGGTGGAAAAAGATATACGTGCAGTGGTCGAAGCTTCTAAAGGTAAGGCTTTATCAAAAGTCATCATTGAAACATGTTTGTTGAGCGATGAAGAAAAAGTCCGTGCATGTGAATTATCCGTAAAAGCTGGAGCGGACTATGTGAAAACATCCACTGGTTTTTCTACAGGCGGTTCAACTCCTGAAGATGTTGCACTTATGAGAAAAACTGTTGGTCCCGATATCGGTGTGAAAGCATCCGGAGGAGTAAGAAGCGTAGAAGATGCAGAAAATGTAATCAATGCTGGTGCGACTCGAATCGGTGCAAGCGCAGGCGTGAAAATCGTACAAGGCTTGACAAGCGACTCAGATTATTAATATGATACAAGCTGTTCCACAAACGTTTTTGTTTGCAAGGAACAGCTTTTTTTATTTTTCAATGAACCTTCATGATCAGCCTTCCGAATTTCTCTGCAAAAGGTAAAACCAACAAAGAACAAACAAGATTGTAAATGACGCTGGCATGCGCCAATTGCATGGAAGGGGTTGTTGTAAAAGAAGAGGATATTTCTCCAAGGAGATGAATCATGGGATAAAACAATATTGCTCCCCCGACATTCAGCCATATATGAGCATAGGCTGTCCGCTTCGCCTCTTTATTTGCGCCTACAGCTGCAATCAATCCGGTAATGCATGTTCCAATATTCGCTCCGATCATAAAAGCAATCCCAGATTCCAGGGGAACAATGCCTGCCTGCAAAAAGCTCATCATCATACCTGTTGTAGCTGTACTCGACTGAACGATGGCCGTCAGGATGATACCGAATAACATTGAATATAAAAGATGACGATTCATCAATGAAAAGCCGCTTTGAACAAACTTGTACCCAAACAGGGGCTGGGCAAGCCATTCAAAGCCTCTCATTGCAGTAAAAATCATCCCCAATCCAACCAATACCCATCCAAGACTTTTTAATTTTGGCTGTTTCATCGCCAGAAGGCACGCACCAGCAATAATCGAAGGGATAATGAAAGCATCGATTGGAAACGAAATGAATTCCAATGTGAAAGTAGTCCCGATGTTGGTGCCTAATATAATCCCGATCGACTGGGGAAAGGTCAGGATCCCAGCTGAGACGAATCCGACGGTCATCACCATCACCGCTGAGCTGCTGTGCAAAATACCAGTAGCGACCGTTCCTGCCGCCATGCCTTTTAATGGGGAGGCTGTAAAGGAATGCATCCAGCCTTTTAATTGTTTCCCGGAGAGGTTATATAATCCGATCCTCATCCACGTCATGCCAAGAATAAAACAAACGATGAGCAAACAAAACAGGACAACAAGCATGATCATCACTCCTCCATTCATTTTATGGGGGAATTTTCATGGACATGCCAACTAAAAAGAGGAATTATCCTGTAAAATGTTGACCAATTTATTTCGATATATTATAATTGCAAAGTACATGATTGTTCGTATTGAGTAAAAGTAATTTTGACGGACAAGATGCTGCAAGTATCTTAAATACGATTCTTGCACGTTCTAAGAGGCACATGTCCTCTAAAAGACCATGTACGTGTAGTGTGTTCGGAGGGAGGGAAAGAGAGATGTCAAAAACAGTTGTTCGTAAAAACGAATCGCTTGAAGATGCTCTTCGTCGCTTCAAACGCTCAGTTTCTAAAACAGGAACTTTACAAGAGTACAGAAAGCGCGAATTTTATGAAAAGCCAAGCGTAAAACGCAAGAAAAAGTCTGAAGCTGCCAGAAAACGTAAGTGGTAAGAGAGGGTGTAGTTATGAGTCTTCTCGAACGTTTAAATGAAGATATGAAACAAGCGATGAAGAATAAGGAAAAAGATAAGCTCTCCGTCATTAGGATGATTAAGGCGGCATTGCAGAATGAAGCGATCAAACTTGGTAAACAAGAGTTGACGGAAGACGAAGAGTTGACAGTTCTTTCTCGCGAAGTCAAGCAACGCAAAGACTCCCTTCTGGAATTTGAGAACGCCGGTCGTGAAGATTTGGCGGAAAAAGTTCGCACGGAAATAACTTACGTTGAAATATACATGCCAAAGCAGCTCTCAGAGGAAGAAGTACGTCAATTAGTGGAAGAAACCATTAAGGAAGTAAATGCTTCTTCTAAGGCTGAAATGGGTAAAGTGATGAGTGCCTTAATGCCTAAAGTTAAAGGCAAAGCAGATGGGTCACTCGTGAGCAAACTTGTTCAACAACTTTTAACTTAACATAACTATCAAAAGAGTCGTGGATGATGCTCCGCGGCTCTTTTCTCTTTTTTTCTTTTTTTATTCGAAAATGAAACTATTGTTGAACATAAACGTACATATATTTACCAAAGCTAATTGAGAGAGGGGGGCAAGAATGC from Falsibacillus albus includes:
- the mtaB gene encoding tRNA (N(6)-L-threonylcarbamoyladenosine(37)-C(2))-methylthiotransferase MtaB produces the protein MPSVAFHTLGCKVNHYETEAIWQLFKSRGYERVEFESTSDVYVINTCTVTNTGDKKSRQVIRRAIRKNPDAVICVTGCYAQTSPAEIMAIPGVDVVVGTQDRVKMLDYIEQYKEERQPINGVGNIMKNRVYEELDVPAFTDRTRASLKIQEGCNNFCTFCIIPWARGLMRSRDPKEVVRQAQQLVDAGYKEIVLTGIHTGGYGEDMKDYNLAQLLRDIEKNVKGVKRLRISSIEASQLSDEVIEVIDQSNIVVRHLHVPLQSGSNTVLKRMRRKYTMEFFGERLNMLKKALPGLAVTSDVIVGFPGETEEEFMETYNFIKEHKFSELHVFPYSKRTGTPAARMDDQVDEEIKNERVHRLINLSDQLAKEYASQFEDEVLEVIPEEPFKEDGSEDLYVGYTDNYLKVVFPASEDMIGKLVKVKITKAGYPYNEGQFVRVMEDHHIEDEESHAV
- the deoC gene encoding deoxyribose-phosphate aldolase codes for the protein MTQNIAGMIDHTHLKPEATKDQIEKLCLEAKEYKFASVCVNPTWVSTAYEILKDTDVKVCTVIGFPLGANTPETKAFETKDAIANGATEVDMVINIGALKDGNDELVEKDIRAVVEASKGKALSKVIIETCLLSDEEKVRACELSVKAGADYVKTSTGFSTGGSTPEDVALMRKTVGPDIGVKASGGVRSVEDAENVINAGATRIGASAGVKIVQGLTSDSDY
- a CDS encoding Na/Pi symporter, whose protein sequence is MLVVLFCLLIVCFILGMTWMRIGLYNLSGKQLKGWMHSFTASPLKGMAAGTVATGILHSSSAVMVMTVGFVSAGILTFPQSIGIILGTNIGTTFTLEFISFPIDAFIIPSIIAGACLLAMKQPKLKSLGWVLVGLGMIFTAMRGFEWLAQPLFGYKFVQSGFSLMNRHLLYSMLFGIILTAIVQSSTATTGMMMSFLQAGIVPLESGIAFMIGANIGTCITGLIAAVGANKEAKRTAYAHIWLNVGGAILFYPMIHLLGEISSSFTTTPSMQLAHASVIYNLVCSLLVLPFAEKFGRLIMKVH
- the rpsU gene encoding 30S ribosomal protein S21; translated protein: MSKTVVRKNESLEDALRRFKRSVSKTGTLQEYRKREFYEKPSVKRKKKSEAARKRKW
- a CDS encoding GatB/YqeY domain-containing protein yields the protein MSLLERLNEDMKQAMKNKEKDKLSVIRMIKAALQNEAIKLGKQELTEDEELTVLSREVKQRKDSLLEFENAGREDLAEKVRTEITYVEIYMPKQLSEEEVRQLVEETIKEVNASSKAEMGKVMSALMPKVKGKADGSLVSKLVQQLLT